The following proteins come from a genomic window of Anaerobutyricum hallii:
- the ispF gene encoding 2-C-methyl-D-erythritol 2,4-cyclodiphosphate synthase has translation MRIGNGYDVHRLVENRKLILGGVEIPYEKGLLGHSDADVLLHAVMDALLGAAALGDIGKHFPDNDPAYEGADSMKLLEEVGKLLQEKAYFIENIDATVIAQRPKLASYIPQMKKNIANVLGIQEGQVNVKATTEEGLGFTGEGLGIAASSVCLLSEIQNYVGADVLMEDRNCAGCGGCARFGGTRE, from the coding sequence ATGAGAATTGGAAATGGTTATGACGTACATCGTCTTGTAGAAAATAGAAAGTTGATTCTTGGTGGTGTGGAGATTCCTTATGAAAAAGGACTGCTTGGACATTCGGATGCGGATGTATTGTTGCATGCCGTAATGGATGCACTTCTTGGAGCAGCGGCTCTTGGAGATATTGGAAAGCATTTTCCAGATAATGATCCGGCATACGAGGGAGCAGACAGTATGAAACTTCTTGAAGAGGTTGGAAAGCTGTTACAGGAGAAAGCATATTTTATTGAAAATATTGATGCGACAGTGATTGCGCAAAGACCAAAGCTTGCATCGTATATTCCACAGATGAAGAAAAATATTGCGAATGTACTTGGAATTCAGGAAGGCCAGGTTAATGTGAAGGCTACAACGGAAGAAGGTCTTGGATTTACTGGAGAAGGTCTTGGTATTGCGGCATCTTCTGTGTGTCTTCTTTCGGAAATTCAGAATTATGTTGGGGCAGATGTTCTCATGGAAGACAGAAACTGTGCCGGCTGTGGAGGCTGCGCCAGATTTGGGGGAACGAGAGAATGA
- the cysS gene encoding cysteine--tRNA ligase — MKLYNTLTKQKEEFVPVHEGKVGMYVCGPTVYNYIHIGNARPMIVFDTVRRYFEYKGYDVNYVSNFTDVDDKIIKKANEEGVPASEISERFIAECKKDMEGLNIEPATHNPKATEEIDGMIAMISTLIEKGYAYEKNGTVYFRTRKFKNYGQLSKKNLDDMRAGIRIAVSDEKEDAMDFVLWKPKKEGEPAWVSPWGEGRPGWHIECSEMSKKYIGDTIDIHAGGEDLVFPHHENEIAQSEACNDEKFANYWMHNAFLNIDNKKMSKSAGNFFTVREISEKYPLQVIRFFMLSAHYRSPLNFSDTLVEASKNGLERILTAVDHLREVLLAAPEGELTAEDQKHMEEVTSLKEKYEAAMEDDFNTADAIAAIFELVKLANITAESGSKVYVQHLFDTIVQLCDILGIITEKKEELLDDDIEALIEERQAARKAKNFARADEIRDMLADKGIILEDTRAGVKWKRA; from the coding sequence ATGAAACTGTATAATACACTTACCAAACAAAAGGAAGAATTTGTTCCGGTACACGAAGGAAAGGTTGGTATGTATGTTTGTGGACCTACCGTATATAATTATATCCACATCGGTAATGCAAGACCAATGATCGTGTTTGATACAGTAAGAAGATATTTTGAATATAAAGGATATGATGTAAATTACGTTTCTAACTTTACAGATGTAGATGATAAGATTATCAAGAAGGCGAATGAAGAGGGCGTACCGGCTTCAGAGATTTCAGAGCGTTTTATCGCAGAATGTAAGAAGGACATGGAAGGGCTTAATATTGAGCCTGCAACACACAATCCAAAGGCAACTGAGGAAATTGACGGAATGATTGCCATGATCTCTACATTGATTGAAAAAGGCTATGCTTATGAGAAGAATGGTACAGTATATTTCCGTACCCGTAAGTTTAAGAATTATGGTCAGCTTTCTAAGAAGAATCTTGATGATATGAGAGCAGGAATCCGTATCGCGGTAAGTGATGAAAAAGAAGATGCGATGGATTTCGTATTATGGAAGCCAAAGAAGGAAGGCGAACCAGCATGGGTATCTCCTTGGGGAGAAGGCCGTCCGGGCTGGCATATCGAATGTTCCGAGATGTCTAAGAAGTATATCGGGGACACGATTGATATTCACGCAGGTGGAGAGGATCTGGTATTCCCTCATCATGAGAATGAGATTGCACAGAGTGAGGCCTGCAATGATGAAAAGTTTGCAAATTACTGGATGCATAACGCATTTTTAAATATTGACAATAAAAAGATGTCTAAATCAGCAGGGAACTTCTTTACGGTAAGAGAAATCAGCGAGAAGTATCCTTTACAGGTAATTCGTTTCTTTATGCTCAGTGCCCACTACAGAAGTCCGTTAAACTTCAGCGATACTTTAGTGGAAGCTTCTAAGAACGGTCTTGAGCGAATTCTTACTGCTGTTGATCATTTAAGAGAGGTTCTTTTAGCAGCTCCGGAAGGTGAGCTTACAGCAGAGGATCAGAAGCATATGGAAGAAGTAACTTCATTAAAAGAGAAATATGAAGCGGCTATGGAAGATGACTTCAATACAGCGGATGCTATTGCTGCAATCTTTGAGCTTGTAAAACTTGCTAATATTACAGCGGAGAGCGGAAGTAAGGTATATGTACAGCATCTTTTTGATACGATTGTACAGTTGTGCGATATCCTTGGTATTATCACAGAGAAAAAAGAAGAACTTCTTGATGATGATATCGAAGCATTGATCGAAGAAAGACAGGCGGCAAGAAAGGCAAAGAACTTTGCACGTGCAGATGAAATTCGTGATATGTTAGCAGATAAGGGAATCATTCTTGAAGATACAAGAGCAGGTGTCAAATGGAAACGTGCTTAA
- the cas1c gene encoding type I-C CRISPR-associated endonuclease Cas1c has translation MRKLLNTVYILQEQAYLTLDGENLVCKIDGETKLRIPFENVENIVCFNYLGCSPALMGKCVSKTIPINFISPQGKFLAKVCGETKGNVFLRVQQIDKFRAEGLLLTQNTMAAKFSNCRQLIRRTLHDNAELREDEDIQKVLEVLKEGVDKVYEAESIEEIVGIEGFCAKNYFSIFNKLITNKKVDFEFQLRIKHPPLDPVNALLSFVYTLATNEVAAALETVGLDSYIGYCHTLRSGRSSLACDLVEEIRCIVERFVITLLNLKIVGEKDFEQKISGAVWLNEEGRKKVLSKWQEKKRSTMTHPYLKQKIPRGLLPYVQSNLLAKYVRGEISTYPSFLLK, from the coding sequence ATGAGAAAACTTTTAAATACAGTTTATATATTGCAAGAACAGGCATATTTGACATTAGACGGAGAAAATCTGGTATGTAAAATAGATGGAGAAACAAAACTTCGTATTCCATTCGAAAATGTAGAAAATATAGTTTGTTTCAATTATCTGGGTTGCTCTCCAGCATTAATGGGAAAGTGTGTTAGTAAAACAATACCTATTAACTTTATTTCACCGCAGGGGAAATTTTTGGCAAAAGTATGTGGTGAAACAAAAGGAAATGTTTTTCTGAGAGTACAGCAGATAGACAAGTTTAGAGCTGAAGGTTTATTATTAACACAAAATACTATGGCAGCAAAATTTAGTAATTGCAGACAGTTAATACGTAGAACATTACATGATAATGCGGAGTTAAGAGAAGATGAAGATATACAGAAAGTATTAGAAGTTTTGAAGGAGGGGGTTGATAAAGTTTACGAGGCAGAGTCCATCGAAGAAATAGTGGGAATTGAAGGATTTTGTGCAAAGAATTATTTTTCCATATTTAACAAACTTATTACAAATAAAAAGGTTGATTTTGAATTTCAATTAAGAATAAAACATCCGCCACTAGATCCAGTGAATGCATTATTATCATTTGTTTATACGTTAGCGACAAATGAGGTGGCCGCAGCATTAGAGACAGTTGGATTAGATAGCTATATAGGATATTGTCATACATTAAGAAGTGGGCGAAGTTCATTAGCTTGTGATTTAGTAGAGGAAATAAGATGTATTGTGGAGAGATTTGTAATTACTCTCTTGAATTTGAAAATAGTGGGAGAGAAAGATTTTGAACAAAAAATTTCTGGAGCTGTTTGGTTGAATGAAGAAGGGAGAAAAAAGGTTCTTTCTAAATGGCAGGAGAAAAAACGTTCTACAATGACACATCCATATTTGAAACAGAAAATTCCTCGTGGTTTGTTGCCATATGTACAAAGTAATTTGTTGGCGAAGTATGTACGGGGAGAAATAAGTACATATCCTTCATTTTTGCTTAAGTAA
- a CDS encoding GNAT family N-acetyltransferase: MIVWDDGTKKQRIYEMWQDNFHDPVSYADFYFKEVYGKNEVLINQEEDVAKGMLHLNPYLLHVNEQPVRAKYIVGVATDKEYRRQGVMKELLIESFQTLRSRGECFTYLMPADENYYLPFDFRFGMTQIEQEVEYLPDLYILEEREAEKYTFKAEISGGELEKITAQENAVKDTVFDIYTDISPDYIRRMEKEVESDFGQVLYVFEGEKYIGRTAVGAEDSYFVLSQVFCADDAKRESFLEQTMLYCEKKYHYNRYQLILDASWKDATDKIGLQGCFRYMPAKQVKKIMFRLLDLEKLSAFLKCKVSGTQGYSTLEEKTAGDEEAICEADIYIEDNYLEEQSGVYHFLLKNGKVLIQKTGDTKEDCKESISVAAFTEYLFGAEEECVDDCTTLSRETKNLLKDICPLSKNCIMEIV, translated from the coding sequence ATGATTGTCTGGGATGACGGAACAAAAAAGCAGAGAATTTATGAAATGTGGCAGGACAATTTTCATGATCCGGTCTCATACGCAGATTTTTATTTTAAGGAAGTATATGGAAAGAATGAAGTCTTAATAAATCAGGAAGAAGATGTTGCAAAGGGTATGTTACATTTGAATCCTTATCTGCTTCATGTAAATGAACAGCCGGTTAGGGCAAAGTATATTGTTGGGGTAGCGACCGATAAGGAATACAGAAGGCAAGGCGTGATGAAGGAGCTTTTAATAGAAAGCTTTCAGACACTTCGCAGCAGGGGAGAATGCTTTACGTATCTGATGCCGGCAGATGAGAATTATTACCTGCCGTTTGATTTCCGATTTGGAATGACACAGATAGAACAGGAAGTAGAGTATCTGCCGGATCTGTATATACTAGAAGAAAGAGAAGCGGAGAAGTATACATTTAAAGCAGAGATTTCTGGAGGAGAACTTGAGAAGATTACAGCACAGGAAAATGCGGTTAAAGATACGGTATTTGATATTTATACAGACATTTCTCCAGACTATATCCGAAGAATGGAAAAGGAAGTGGAAAGTGATTTTGGGCAGGTTCTTTATGTTTTTGAAGGAGAAAAGTATATTGGAAGAACTGCGGTAGGCGCAGAAGACAGCTATTTTGTCTTGTCCCAGGTCTTTTGTGCAGACGATGCGAAAAGAGAAAGCTTTTTAGAACAGACCATGCTGTATTGTGAAAAGAAGTATCACTATAATCGTTATCAGCTTATTCTTGATGCATCATGGAAGGATGCCACAGATAAAATCGGATTACAGGGATGTTTCCGGTATATGCCTGCTAAACAGGTAAAGAAGATTATGTTCCGTTTGTTAGATTTAGAGAAGCTCAGTGCATTTTTAAAGTGTAAAGTGTCAGGGACACAGGGATACAGTACATTGGAAGAGAAGACAGCCGGTGATGAAGAAGCTATTTGTGAAGCAGATATTTATATAGAAGACAACTATCTGGAAGAACAGAGTGGGGTATATCATTTTCTGCTGAAAAATGGAAAAGTTTTAATTCAAAAGACAGGGGATACAAAAGAAGACTGTAAAGAAAGTATTTCTGTTGCAGCATTTACAGAATATCTTTTTGGTGCGGAAGAAGAATGCGTAGATGATTGTACTACGTTATCAAGAGAGACAAAGAATTTGTTAAAAGATATTTGTCCACTTTCAAAAAACTGTATCATGGAGATTGTTTAA
- a CDS encoding Mini-ribonuclease 3 gives METCLKGIAEHFPLTEKELRGYSSLGLAYIGDCIFELFVRTMVVTKGNDKANHYHQKTIGYVNAAAQTEMMEIIKPLLTDEEKAVFRRGKNAKSLSPAKNQSSHDYHIATGFEALMGYLYLSGQMERLEELIRICLSEKANRNEE, from the coding sequence ATGGAAACGTGCTTAAAAGGAATCGCAGAACATTTTCCTTTGACGGAAAAAGAGCTTCGGGGATACTCTTCCCTGGGGCTTGCCTATATTGGAGATTGTATCTTTGAGTTGTTTGTCCGTACAATGGTTGTGACAAAGGGGAATGATAAGGCGAATCACTATCATCAAAAGACGATTGGTTACGTTAATGCAGCAGCACAGACAGAGATGATGGAAATAATAAAACCTCTGCTTACCGATGAAGAAAAAGCAGTTTTTCGTCGTGGAAAGAATGCAAAGTCTTTATCTCCGGCTAAAAATCAGTCCAGTCACGATTATCATATCGCAACAGGTTTTGAAGCATTAATGGGGTATTTATATCTTTCCGGCCAGATGGAGCGGTTAGAAGAATTAATCCGTATCTGTCTGTCCGAAAAAGCAAATAGAAATGAGGAATAA
- a CDS encoding type I restriction-modification system subunit M — protein MAELENSKDLISVLWSGADILRSKMDANEYKNYLLGIVFYKYLSDSFLIKVYDMICDGKPGTLKEALEAYEEVLQSEDGEELKEEMKQECHYVMEPELTYTYLAEAARNNAFHREQLQKGFNNIEQSDSIFVDLFADIDLYSNRLGMGDQKQSDTVANLIKEIDKADLLDSDAEILGNAYETLIGWFASETGKKAGEFYTPQAVSKILTKIAIDGQEEKKGLSVYDPCMGSGSLLLNAKTYSKEPEYIRYYGQELNTSTYNLARMNMFLHEVDVESQKLRNGDTLDGDWPTGEETDFNMVLMNPPYSAKWSAAAGFLQDERFSDYGVLAPKSKADYAFLLHGLYHLKNNGTMAIVLPHGVLFRGAAEGKIREKLLRSGNIYAVIGLPANLFYNTSIPTCIIVLKKHRDGRDVLFIDASKKFNKGKKQNEMTDEHIEAVMDLYSKRETVEKESFLASFEDIEKNDFNLNIPRYVDTFEKEPEIDLNEVLKEMEQTNKEIEQAEGEFLSLLKELTSSDEKIMASLNDLIKKMER, from the coding sequence ATGGCTGAGTTAGAAAACAGCAAAGATTTGATTAGTGTATTATGGAGTGGAGCGGATATTCTTCGTTCAAAGATGGATGCAAATGAATATAAAAATTATTTGTTGGGAATTGTTTTTTATAAATATTTATCGGATTCTTTTCTGATTAAAGTATACGATATGATCTGTGATGGCAAACCGGGAACTTTAAAAGAAGCTTTGGAAGCTTATGAAGAAGTATTACAGAGTGAAGATGGGGAAGAATTAAAGGAAGAAATGAAACAGGAATGCCATTATGTGATGGAGCCAGAACTTACTTATACTTATCTGGCAGAAGCAGCCAGAAATAATGCTTTTCATCGGGAACAGTTACAAAAAGGATTCAACAATATTGAACAGAGTGATTCCATATTTGTAGATTTATTTGCTGATATTGATTTATACTCGAATCGCCTTGGTATGGGCGATCAGAAACAGAGTGATACAGTTGCCAATCTGATTAAAGAAATTGATAAGGCAGATTTGTTAGATTCTGATGCAGAAATATTGGGAAATGCATATGAGACATTAATTGGATGGTTCGCATCCGAAACAGGTAAAAAAGCTGGAGAATTCTATACACCACAGGCAGTATCTAAAATTTTAACAAAAATTGCAATTGATGGACAGGAAGAAAAGAAGGGATTGTCTGTATATGATCCATGTATGGGGTCTGGTTCCCTTCTTTTAAATGCGAAAACATATTCTAAAGAACCAGAATATATCAGATATTATGGGCAGGAATTAAATACTTCAACTTACAATCTGGCGAGAATGAATATGTTTCTACATGAAGTAGATGTGGAAAGTCAGAAGCTTCGAAATGGTGATACCTTAGATGGAGACTGGCCTACAGGAGAAGAAACAGACTTTAATATGGTACTTATGAATCCACCATACTCCGCAAAATGGAGCGCAGCAGCCGGATTTTTACAGGATGAAAGATTCAGCGATTATGGTGTGCTGGCACCAAAATCAAAAGCAGACTATGCATTTTTACTTCATGGACTCTACCATTTAAAAAATAATGGAACAATGGCAATCGTTCTCCCTCATGGAGTGCTGTTCAGAGGAGCGGCAGAAGGAAAAATCAGAGAAAAATTATTGCGTTCCGGTAATATCTATGCAGTAATTGGTCTTCCGGCAAACCTTTTTTACAATACCTCTATTCCAACTTGTATTATCGTATTGAAAAAACACAGAGATGGCAGAGACGTGCTGTTTATTGACGCATCTAAAAAGTTCAATAAAGGCAAAAAACAGAACGAAATGACAGACGAGCATATTGAAGCTGTGATGGATTTATATAGTAAGAGAGAAACAGTAGAAAAAGAATCCTTCCTTGCAAGCTTTGAAGATATCGAAAAGAACGACTTTAACCTTAACATTCCTCGCTATGTAGATACTTTTGAAAAAGAACCAGAAATTGATTTGAATGAAGTATTAAAAGAAATGGAACAGACGAACAAAGAAATCGAACAGGCAGAAGGAGAGTTTTTATCTCTTTTAAAAGAGCTGACATCATCAGATGAGAAGATAATGGCATCGTTAAATGACTTGATTAAGAAGATGGAGAGGTGA
- the cas2 gene encoding CRISPR-associated endonuclease Cas2, with product MMVLISYDVSTTSPAGKKRLRKVAKECQNHAQRVQNSVFEADLDYSSFLKLKEKLMDLIDKEEDSLRFYYLGNNWERRVEHVGAKKTYNPEGVIII from the coding sequence ATGATGGTTTTGATAAGCTATGATGTAAGTACGACATCGCCGGCGGGGAAAAAACGGTTACGAAAAGTTGCAAAAGAATGTCAGAATCATGCCCAGAGAGTTCAAAATTCTGTTTTTGAGGCAGATTTAGATTATTCTTCATTTTTAAAATTAAAAGAAAAACTCATGGATTTAATAGATAAGGAAGAGGATAGTCTTCGATTTTATTATTTGGGGAATAATTGGGAGAGAAGAGTAGAACATGTAGGTGCAAAGAAGACATATAATCCAGAAGGTGTTATAATCATTTAA
- the cas4 gene encoding CRISPR-associated protein Cas4, with product MSSVEIAIRSIQHYLYCPHRWGLLEIDKAWEENIFVTKANLMHKRVHDPKKNYISRGKKVFTSVPIYNDLEPYNLYGMTDCMELHENKNGISINGSKEKYQIVIVEYKPTKPKNQEYREDDLMQVFAQKLCIDFVFGSDCKGVIYYGDVKKRVALPLQEHFQQYDDFLRKTLEEMRDYLKRGEIPPIRKNQKCSGCSMKDLCMPSMKKINDVRNEIEKIERASI from the coding sequence ATGAGTAGTGTAGAAATTGCAATTCGCTCTATCCAACATTATTTATACTGCCCACATCGATGGGGACTTTTGGAAATTGATAAAGCATGGGAAGAAAATATCTTTGTCACAAAAGCAAATTTGATGCATAAAAGAGTGCATGATCCAAAGAAAAATTATATTTCTAGAGGGAAAAAAGTTTTTACATCAGTTCCGATATATAATGATTTGGAACCCTATAATTTATATGGAATGACCGATTGTATGGAGTTGCACGAAAATAAAAACGGGATATCTATTAATGGAAGTAAGGAGAAGTATCAGATAGTTATTGTCGAATATAAACCGACAAAACCAAAAAATCAAGAATATCGGGAAGATGACTTAATGCAGGTATTTGCACAAAAGTTATGTATAGATTTTGTATTTGGAAGTGATTGTAAAGGGGTTATTTATTATGGAGACGTGAAGAAAAGGGTTGCCTTACCTTTACAAGAACATTTTCAACAGTACGATGATTTTTTGAGAAAAACTTTAGAAGAAATGAGAGATTATTTAAAAAGAGGCGAAATTCCTCCTATTAGAAAAAATCAAAAGTGTAGTGGATGTTCAATGAAGGATTTATGTATGCCATCAATGAAAAAGATTAATGACGTTCGAAACGAGATAGAAAAAATTGAAAGGGCATCAATATGA
- the rlmB gene encoding 23S rRNA (guanosine(2251)-2'-O)-methyltransferase RlmB has translation MAYEECTVVGRNAVLEAYRSGKTIDKLFILDGCQDGPVRSILREARKRDTLIKFVSKEKLDSLSSHEKHQGVVAIAAAYEYATVEDLFKKAEEKGEAPFFILCDEIEDPHNLGAIIRTANLAGAHGVIIPKRRAVGLTGTVAKVSAGALNYTPVARVTNLSRTIDELKDKGMWFVCGDMGGELMYDLNLTGSIGLIIGNEGNGVSRLVKEKCDYVASIPMKGDIDSLNASVATGVLAFEIVRQRMGK, from the coding sequence ATGGCATACGAAGAATGTACTGTCGTTGGGCGTAATGCAGTTTTAGAAGCATATCGTTCCGGTAAAACGATTGATAAATTATTTATTTTAGATGGCTGTCAGGACGGACCGGTCAGGTCAATCCTTCGTGAGGCCAGAAAAAGGGACACATTAATTAAGTTTGTCTCTAAAGAGAAGTTAGACTCTTTATCTTCTCACGAAAAGCATCAGGGTGTTGTTGCGATTGCAGCCGCTTATGAATATGCAACGGTAGAAGATTTATTCAAAAAAGCAGAGGAAAAGGGTGAAGCGCCATTCTTTATTCTTTGCGATGAGATTGAAGATCCACATAACTTAGGAGCAATCATTCGTACCGCAAATCTTGCGGGCGCACATGGTGTTATTATTCCAAAAAGACGTGCGGTAGGACTTACCGGTACAGTAGCTAAAGTATCTGCCGGCGCACTGAATTATACGCCAGTAGCTCGTGTGACAAATCTTTCAAGAACAATTGATGAACTGAAAGACAAAGGTATGTGGTTTGTCTGTGGTGACATGGGAGGAGAACTCATGTATGATCTGAACCTTACCGGTTCAATCGGTCTTATCATTGGAAATGAAGGCAATGGTGTAAGCCGCCTTGTAAAAGAGAAGTGCGATTATGTTGCTTCTATCCCAATGAAGGGAGATATAGATTCTCTGAATGCTTCCGTAGCAACAGGAGTACTCGCATTTGAAATCGTAAGACAGAGAATGGGGAAATAG